The sequence TCCTGCTTGCGTTCGGCGCTTATGCACAGAACGTCATCTTCCATGGAAACCTTGACATCCTCTTTTTTCATGCCGGGCATATCGGCAGAAACATAAATCGCCGTTTCGTCTTCGCTGATATCGACCTTGAAGGAAGGCGTTATCATCGAAGAAAAGAACGGTGACACCTTGTCGTTGAAGACATCCTCAAACATCTTCAGCGGGTCTCTTCCATAAAGCTTCAATGACATGGCTTACTCTCCTTTTTAAACTCGTTTAAAAAGCAACCAACCAGATCAAAGTAACGACTGTACAGTCAAAAAAATTCCCGGCAATAATACACGAAAATCTCTTCGGCCGATAATACTGCATAAAGGAATGTGATACACAATCGGCCCTTGTTAATAAGAACTCGAAAAAGGCCAGACCGATGCGATCCGGAAAGGCCTTTTTCATCAACGATCAGACCAATCCGGATGGCAGAGTATGATCGGAAATGCCACCCTGGACATATACATTGACACTTCCATCGTCTGTACTGGAGTAATGCGTATACGACATACCGTTTACGTTCAGACTGCCTTGATTTGACCATCCATCGGCAAGCTGAACCGTATCTCCACTGTCGCCAAGAATGTAGAGTTCATTTCCGCTGGTCATGGACGACACGGCGTCAACAGTAATGTTGGTAATGGCATGATCGCCATTTATGGCGAGATCGAGCACCTCGATATTCATGAGAGAGCCCGATCCGGAACTGTATGCGCTGAAATCGAGGTCATCGCCGCTGTTAAAAACCAGCGCATCTATTCCATCACCGCCATCGATAACATCACCCCAGGAAAAGACCAGCGTATCATTGCCATCTAAACCATTGAGTGATTCGTTGAATGCTCTAAGGCCTGGAACGTCGCTTTCCGGCGTTACCTCTATTGTTACCGTCGCAAAATCGTGTCCTACCCATACACCATTCAGATACCCATCTATAAGGTACTCGAACGTGTCTGTCCCGCTAAAATCGGCATCCGGCACGTACGTGAAGCTTCCATCTCCGCTCATCTGTGTTACCGTGCCGTGATCAGGGTGCTTGTTCCAGGTATAGTAGTGCAGCACGATGTCATCTCCCGTGTCATTGGACAATATTCCGGGGCCGATTACCCTCAGCACTCCATCTTCCTCGACGGTATAATAATCGTCATTTGCTACCGCTGGATCGTACACGGCATTTACCGACACGGAGACCGGAACCGCCGGAACCGACTCGGCTCCTTCGTTATCTTTTGCTACTGCCTCGAAGGCTTCGAGTGTGCCGTTCGCATTCGACTCCGGCGTCCAGTAGGCGTGATGGGTAGCATCGACCGTGTTGTTCGTCGTTGCGTCGTATGCCGTAGCGCTGGCTGCATCCGCGCCGATCTTCAGGATGCCGGTCGTCACACTCTTGATGACAAATGCATCGACCGTTCCGTCAGCATCCGATTCGTCGCCCTGCGCTTTTAGGTCATCGAGCGTTATGACGGACTCCGTGTCTTCATCGGTCGTCGCAATTGCTCCGCTGAACGCGGTCAGGGCTGGAGCCGCGTTAGAAGATCTCGTGCCATCGGCAAACAGGAAAGTCTCAACGGAACCGACAACATCGGTACCATCACGATCCGCAATACTGTCCACAACAGTGTATGCAAATGTAGCTACGTCATACGTGATCGTGTAATCTTCATAATTTCCGCTGAACACTGCCGTATCATTGCCATCTCCACCGATCAGTGTATCATCTCCAGCACCACCGATCAGTGTATCGTTACCGGCTCCTCCATCGAGGGTATCACTGCCGTCTTCAGGGCCTCCCGGTACAATCATTTCTCCGGTACCGACATAGTCCAGCTCTGATGAACCCCATTCACCATGGAGATAATCGTCTCCATCGCCGCCGGAGAGACTGTCATCGCCCTTGTCACTCAGAAGCGTATCATTCCCTTCGCCGCCGATCAACGTATCCCGATCATCATCTCCCACAAGCACATCATTATCTTCACCACCATCCAGATAATTATTACCATCGCTGCCATCAATCGTATCATTGCCGGCTCCACCATACATGGTATCGTTGCCTGAATCTCCGGAAAGATCGTCATCGCCTTCACCCCCATCCAGATAACCATCTACATCGCTGACTTCAAGAACATCATTACCTGCTCCGCCATACAGGCTGTCAGTTCGGTAACCACCTCCAGTGCTGTCGTCAGCTTCTTCGCCACCATACAGGGTATCGTTACCCTCGCCTCCATACAGAGTATCGTTGCCGGTTCCTCCATCGAGCACATCATCACCACCCTGTCCGTCCAATGTGTCGTTACCGCCATGGCCATAGAGCGCATCGTTACCAGGGGTGCCGATAATCGAATCATCGCTGCTGGTGCCGTGTTGAACGAGATCGTTACTGTAACCCACAACAAGACCTGACTGCACATACACATCCGGATCTTC comes from Chlorobium limicola DSM 245 and encodes:
- a CDS encoding Hsp20/alpha crystallin family protein, translating into MSLKLYGRDPLKMFEDVFNDKVSPFFSSMITPSFKVDISEDETAIYVSADMPGMKKEDVKVSMEDDVLCISAERKQEEEEKKKGYHRIERNWGSMSRSFTVGDNVDAENIQASYENGELKITLPKKESEPKKGKEIEVK